The DNA window AGGCCATTGCCGATCAATGCGATCTTTTCACCCTGGGCCGGGGCGGTCGCGGCTGCCAGTGGAGCAGCCAGCATCATCATCGTGGAGAGGATCATTCTCATGGGTGGGCGAATACCGCCACGACGAGAGGGATCTGTCAAATTCTGTTCTCCGCATGGCGACATCCGAAGTCCCCGGAATTGCCCTGCTTTCCTGCGGCATCAATGCACGGGGGTCGCACTGGAGTTTCGCGCTCAATGCGCCTTTGCGTAACGCCTTATTGGGAAGTTCTGACGTTCGTTGATGATGGGGAATCGATTCTTAGACGCATCCGTCTCCTGCCGTCATCAGCCACCGGCTGGCCGGTGCTTCTGGGAGAAACCTGACTAAATTTGACTCAATGGGTGTAGATTCGGTGTACCCGAAAAAGCCGAACGCCCTTCCCGCTGAGGGAAAGGGCGTTCAAGAACGGCCGCTGAAACCGGTCGAGGCTCAGAGTTTGTTGGCAACAGCGGGTTCTCGCGAGGCAAGCAGGGGTCTTTGGAGCGGAGGCTCCGGAGTGAAACGGGCGAGCGCTGGGGAACTCAGTTGAAACTCCCCGTGGATTTCCTCGATCAGCACGAAGCCGGGGAAGCCCGGGCAGTGCCCGCTGCGCCACGGCTCGACGCCTTCGGGGCTACTGAGCTGGTAGGCGTCGCTGGAGATTTGGGCGTAGATGCGGCGCCGGACTCCGCGCTCGAGGTCCTTGGTTGATACCGAGCCCATGATGAGCTGGCGGAAGACCAGATTGCGCCACTCGACCTTGAACTCGCGATTTTTGCGGACGAAGTGGCTGACGGCCTTGCCGTCGCGGTCGATCCGGATGGAGCGCTCAAGGAGTTCCTTGGCCTTCTCCATCACGGCGGCTTCCTCGGAAGGGCGCAGAGGTTGGGATGCCTGAGGCTTCTGGGCCGTGCCCGCCAGGCCGGTCTGAATCGCCAAGGCGGCGAAAACGGGAATCAGGATGTGCTTCATCGCTGACCACCATGCCTGAGGTTTGGCTACCCGAATATTACGGGATCACGTATCAAATACGTAGATTCTCAGGCCTCGGCCGGGACCGAAGGAACTCCGGTGGCAGGGTCGGTTTCCGCGGCGTAGTCGACGCCTTCCAAACCGAAGCCGAACAGCCGCAGGAAGCTCGATTCGTAGCCATCGACATCGGCGAGCTCGAGCAGGTTGTCCGTGTTCACCTCGTTCCAGACCTTGTCGACCGCAGCTTGGACGTCGTCGGTCATTTCCCAGTCATCGATGCGAATCCGTCCGGCCTCGTCCGGCTGAGGGTCGGCAGCTCCGTAAAGCCGGTCGCGGAACAGGCGGTCCATCTGCTCGATCGTGTCCTCGTGCGTGCCCTTCGCCTTCATGACCTTGTAGAGGAGCGAAATGTAGAGTGGCACTACCGGGATGGCGGAGGAGGCTTGCGTGACGAGAGCCTTGTTGACCGAAACCCACGCCTTGCCACCGAGGCCGGCGAGCTTCTCGTCGAGCTTGCGCTGGGACTTCTCAAGGTCCTCCTTGGCGGCTCCGATGGTTCCGTTGGTGTAGATCGGCCACGTGACTTCCGGGCCGATGTATGAGTAGGCGACCGTCTTGACGCCCTCGGCGAGGACTCCGGCCTGCTGGAGTGCATCGATCCACATCTCCCAGTCCTCACCGCCCATCACCGCGATCGTCTGATCGATCTCGTCCTGGGTGGCCGGCTCGATGGTCACTTCGTCGACGACCTTGGTCGAGGTGTTGAGATTCTTGTTCGTATAGGTCTGGCCGATCGGTTTCAGCACCGACTTGAAAACCTCACCGCTCTTCGGGTGCTCGCGACGCGGCGAAGCCAGCGAGTAGATCACGCAGTCGACCTGTCCGAGGTCCGACTTGATTGCTTCGATCACCGTCTCCTTCATCGCATCCGAGAAGGCGTCGCCATTGAACGACCTTGCGTAGAGTCCGGCGGCGGCGGCTTCCTTCTCGAACGCCGCCGAGTTGTACCAGCCGGCGGTGCCGGTCCGTTTCTCCGAGCCTGGCTTTTCGAAAAACACCCCGATGGTCGAGGCACCGCATCCGAAGGCGGCGGCGATCCGCGAGGAAAGGCCGTAGCCGGTCGATGAGCCGATCACCAGCACCCGCTTCGGGCCACCCTCGATCGGGCCCCGGGATTTGACGACCGCGATCTGGTCGGCGACGTGCTTGGCGCAGCCGTCGGGGTGCGCGGTGGTGCAGATGAATCCTCGGATCTTGGGCTCAACGATCATGGTGGCGGGAAGCGTAGGGAGCCGATCCGCCGCAAGCAAGCGCGCGGCGATGCCTAGAATGCCCGTGTTCCGAGGCTTGCACCCACCCGACTCTCGGCCACACTCCCGCCCGCGTGAATCCCATTCCGATCGAACCGTCGTTCGAGGAATTCGCGGAGCTGGCCAAGCAGGGCAATGTCGTCCCGGTCTACACCCAGCTCGCCGCGGATTTCGAGACGCCCCTGTCCGCCTTCCTCAAGGTGCGGGACGGGCGGCATTCGTTCCTGCTTGAAAGTGCCGAGAGCACCGACAGCAGCGGGCGATGGTCAATTCTCGGCAGCGGGCCGCGGCGAATCATCGAGGCCCGGGGCCGGGAGATCACGATCCGCGAGGGCGCCGACGTTTCGACCGATGTGGTGGAAGATGACGTGCTGGCTGCCCTCGAGCGCCACATGGCTCCGTACAAGCCCGTGCTGCACGGCAACCTGCCGCCTTTCTGCGGCGGGCTGGTCGGCTATCTGGCCTACGATGCGGTGCGTCAGTTCGAAACCAGCATTCCGGAACCGCCGAACGATGAGCTCGGTGTGCCGGACGCGATGTTCGTCTTGGCCGACACGCTGATTGTATTCGATCAGAAACTTCATCGCGTTCAGGTCATCGCCAACGCGTTTCCCGGTGAATTCGAGTCGCCCGAGCACGCCTATGTCGCCGCCCGGGAGAAGGTCGCTGCCACGGTCGAGATGCTCAACCGGCCACTTCACGTGCCGGCGCTCAATGGTCTCGTCGAAGTCGAACCCGGCGATGCCAAGAGCAACACAACTCAGGCGGAGTTCGAGGACATGGTGTTGCGGGGCAAGGAGTACATTGCCGCCGGCGACGTGTTCCAGTTCGTCCCGAGCCAGCGGTTCGAGACGCCTTTCGGCCGTTCGGCGGTCGATCTCTACCGGGCACTCCGCCATGTGAATCCATCGCCCTACATGTTCATCCTGGAGATGGGTGACTTTGCGTTGGTCGGCAGCTCGCCCGAGGTCCACGTGCGATCGATCGACGGAAGAATCGACATCCGTCCGATCGCGGGCACCCGCTGGCGGGGCAAGACTCCCGAGGAGGACGACGCCTTGGCGGCAGACCTTCTGGACGACCCCAAGGAACGGGCCGAACACCTGATGCTGGTCGATCTCGCGCGGAACGACGTCGGGCGCATTGCCAAGCACGGCAGTGTGAAAGTCGACGACTTCATGATCGTCGAGCGTTACAGCCATGTGATGCACATCGTGTCGAACGTCACGGGGACGCTCGATGACGGACACAGCGCCTACGATGTGCTGCGGGCGACTTTCCCGGCGGGCACCGTTTCGGGTGCGCCCAAGATCCGGGCGATGCAGATCATCAACGAGCTGGAGAAGAGCAAGCGCTGCGCCTACGCGGGTGCGGTCGGCTACTTCGGTTTCGACGGGTCGCACGACTCCTGCATCACGCTGCGGACGTGCTTGCTGAAGGACGGCAATGCCTATGTCCAGGCGGGTGCCGGGGTGGTGGCCGACTCCGACCCCACCTACGAATACAACGAGACCGTCAACAAGGCGAAGGGCATGCTGCGCGCGATCGCTTTGGCCAAGACGCTGGAAGACTGACCGCCATGCTTCTGATCATCGATAACTACGATTCGTTCACCTACAACCTCGTCCAGTACTTCGGCGAGTTGGGTGCGGAGATGAAGGTCGTGAGGAATGACGCCATCGATCTGAACGGCATTCGCGAGCTCGGTCCGTCGCGCATTTGCATCTCCCCGGGACCCTGCACGCCGAACGAGGCCGGGATTTCCTGCGACCTGATCCGGGAGTTCGGTGCCAGCACTCCGATCCTCGGCGTCTGTCTCGGCCACCAGTCGATTGGCCAGGTCTACGGCGGTGATGTGGTGCGGGCCGACCGGCTGATGCACGGTAAGACCTCACCGATCTTCCACGATGGGGGAAGTGTGTTTGCCGGGCTCCCGAGTCCTTTCGAGGCGACGCGTTACCATTCGCTGATCGTGAAACGGGAAACGCTTCCGGATTGTCTCGAGATCACCGCGTGGACTGCCGAGGACGAGATCATGGGGCTTCGCCACAAGGAGCACCCCGTCCACGGAGTGCAGTTCCACCCGGAGTCGATCCTTACCGAGATGGGCAAGAAGCTGCTCGAGAACTTCCTGTCGTTCTGAGGGGCGCGGCTGAGGGCTGCCGTTTCCTCATCGCACGGGAAAGTGCTCGGCGATCGCGCGGCTGATGGCGGGAATGTGCTTGGCTTCGAACAAGGTGTCGTGGCGTCCCGGGACCGGAACGATTTCGAAGCCGCCAAGTGCGAGGTCAGCCCAGTGGTAGTCGGCGGG is part of the Haloferula helveola genome and encodes:
- the fabV gene encoding enoyl-ACP reductase FabV → MIVEPKIRGFICTTAHPDGCAKHVADQIAVVKSRGPIEGGPKRVLVIGSSTGYGLSSRIAAAFGCGASTIGVFFEKPGSEKRTGTAGWYNSAAFEKEAAAAGLYARSFNGDAFSDAMKETVIEAIKSDLGQVDCVIYSLASPRREHPKSGEVFKSVLKPIGQTYTNKNLNTSTKVVDEVTIEPATQDEIDQTIAVMGGEDWEMWIDALQQAGVLAEGVKTVAYSYIGPEVTWPIYTNGTIGAAKEDLEKSQRKLDEKLAGLGGKAWVSVNKALVTQASSAIPVVPLYISLLYKVMKAKGTHEDTIEQMDRLFRDRLYGAADPQPDEAGRIRIDDWEMTDDVQAAVDKVWNEVNTDNLLELADVDGYESSFLRLFGFGLEGVDYAAETDPATGVPSVPAEA
- a CDS encoding aminodeoxychorismate/anthranilate synthase component II, which codes for MLLIIDNYDSFTYNLVQYFGELGAEMKVVRNDAIDLNGIRELGPSRICISPGPCTPNEAGISCDLIREFGASTPILGVCLGHQSIGQVYGGDVVRADRLMHGKTSPIFHDGGSVFAGLPSPFEATRYHSLIVKRETLPDCLEITAWTAEDEIMGLRHKEHPVHGVQFHPESILTEMGKKLLENFLSF
- the trpE gene encoding anthranilate synthase component I, translating into MNPIPIEPSFEEFAELAKQGNVVPVYTQLAADFETPLSAFLKVRDGRHSFLLESAESTDSSGRWSILGSGPRRIIEARGREITIREGADVSTDVVEDDVLAALERHMAPYKPVLHGNLPPFCGGLVGYLAYDAVRQFETSIPEPPNDELGVPDAMFVLADTLIVFDQKLHRVQVIANAFPGEFESPEHAYVAAREKVAATVEMLNRPLHVPALNGLVEVEPGDAKSNTTQAEFEDMVLRGKEYIAAGDVFQFVPSQRFETPFGRSAVDLYRALRHVNPSPYMFILEMGDFALVGSSPEVHVRSIDGRIDIRPIAGTRWRGKTPEEDDALAADLLDDPKERAEHLMLVDLARNDVGRIAKHGSVKVDDFMIVERYSHVMHIVSNVTGTLDDGHSAYDVLRATFPAGTVSGAPKIRAMQIINELEKSKRCAYAGAVGYFGFDGSHDSCITLRTCLLKDGNAYVQAGAGVVADSDPTYEYNETVNKAKGMLRAIALAKTLED